Below is a genomic region from Carassius auratus strain Wakin chromosome 2, ASM336829v1, whole genome shotgun sequence.
CAGTCCACCCGCGATCATGTGATCAATAACAGCTTCACAAACACAGAGGCAAAACAGCTGGACCACGAATTCTGTTTGGACTTACTTTATAAGGactttatttctttttgaaaACAACACAAGTTACTGTAGCTACTGCTATTAGCAGAATTATATTGCACTGGGGTTTATTTTACAGAAGTAGCACACTGTAATGATTTATGATGTAGCCTACAGACTTTATATGTAGAAgtttctgcagaagaaaaaatatttctgtcCCGATGTAGTTTATTTGCAGTAACACATTCTATATTTTTATAGGGAATCACAACTCCTTTTGTTGTATACTATTATAGGAGTTAACTCCTGTAGCCTACTTTCAATAGGTCTAATGTATTCTAATTTCTAAACAGTAGTTCTCAACTGGGCATCACTCACAGGAGAActtcttttttattgtattaaaataatgtagattaaaaatgctaacatttaaaaagaatcaAAGAAGCAAGATGCAAATGTAGTTGGTTTAACATTTGTCTTCTTGAATAACGATCAAGTTTAATCACAAAATAATTGGGTGGGGTCTTCAAATATAGTGTTAGACAAAGAGAGGCCTTCAAGGACATATTCCACATAACACAGCGCTCATTCTATTGTGATTTATTCTGTATAGCAACTCATttctttgtgatttattttatagaaTCATAAATAGCATCCTGTATTATTATTCTATAGGGACATATTCTGTAGAAGCAactaattcattatttatttataggtgcAGGACCACATTCATTTCAgtgagttatttatttttttcttctggtcAATTGATTTAGATTTACTCTGCAGAAGCAGCAATAGTCATTCAATAAGGATTTACTCTATAAAAGCAGCTCCACTTATTCTGTcgtgaaatattttataacagcTCCCAATGTATTTTACTTTACAGCTATCAATATTTCTCatcaaaaacatgcattaaagtCAGACTGGTGAATTATGCAAAGCATAGACAGGAAGTATATTAATCAGAAGAAAATATCAACATTACAATAATCAGAGATTGGGATATGATGGAATGGCCTTAAACACATGACATTCAGCATGACACatcaatgttttaataatttatagtgtattttattatttattctgtaaacaatttttatgttttatataatggTCCCTCTGAGTAGTTGTTTTTCTAAATTCATAATTCCGACTATTTCTGCACATACCTTAATATGTTGCttttactaaaaacattttttaacaaaggCTTATATAAAGAGTTCCTATTGAAAGTGACAGAATTACCTTCAGCCAACAGAGGGTGGTGTTCTCCATAAAAAGTGTGTCTGAGAACattatttagaaaacatttagaATGCATCACAACTGAAAACACAACTCAAAGTCTGTGAAGAGATCCTTTCTGGgggttttaaagatttttaattattctgaataaagcaaatattacttctcacacacaccacacacacacacacacaacacattttaaagtttggtCCTTTATAGTGAGCTCAGAATGttgttttctaattaaaaaaaataacattatgccCTCTAAGAGATCATCTGGAGGTCTGCTACAAATGATACAGAGAATGTGGACTCTTTGGATGCTACCAGAATTGATTTAAGAACAGGTTAATAGCAGTGATACTGTAATTGCAGACCAGGAAGAATAGCCATCCCATAACCAAAAGataaatgtcacacacacacacacacacacacacacacacacacacacaccagaggaaGGTGGTGTGTTTTCACTGCCTGAAAGTGAAGTACACAGCACTATATCAACACTAACAGACACCACAACTAAATTGCAGGTCCACAACATATAAGAAAGGTCATTCCGTGCAAAACCAATTCATAATTGATTATGATACGCAAGAATGCTCGCCGATATTGCTTTTCAGCTCCAATGGTTAACCTCATTTAAACGGCCAGATATTACCATATACGTTGAATTTCCACAATATTAGACCTTCACAAAATGGTCTGTAGCTGACAAAGCAACTACTGGGTTATATGAGGTCTTGAATATGAAACTAGGTGCTCCGTTAGTGTCTCTTTCTCAGAGTTCGGCAAAAAATGATGAGCTCAGGACTTCTGTTCAGATATGTTGTGCTCCCTGAGTGAATCCAAGTGGTCGCATCTGTGCGCAGAAGCTGTCGGTCTGTCCTGCTCACAGTACAGCTTTCCATTCGTGTAGTGAAAACGGTCACCAGGTACTAGCTGGTTATGACAGACGGAGCATACAAAACACTACAAGAGTAAAGAAAGAAATCACTGTGAGGGAAACATATTACAATGCATATCAACCTACATAATTTAAGGAGTCAAACAGTAGATCATTTTTAATTAACTGTGTTTCAATGGGTCCATTTATTAGAGTAAATTACCTTGACATGGAAAACATTGTCCTGTGCTCGCATAACCATTTCATTTGCTGGGATGGACTTACTGCAAGCCCTGCAGGCTCCGCTGTGGCCAAACAATCTGTAATAAACATCACAAGATCACA
It encodes:
- the LOC113116249 gene encoding LIM domain transcription factor LMO4-like isoform X2, coding for MVNTACNTQPAHVRMGALAWKRCVGCGCKISDRFLLFALDGYWHCHCLKCSCCQAQLAEIGSSCFTKRGLILCKSDYIRLFGHSGACRACSKSIPANEMVMRAQDNVFHVKCFVCSVCHNQLVPGDRFHYTNGKLYCEQDRPTASAHRCDHLDSLREHNISEQKS